The sequence TTAGTTTGTTACTGCAtccaaaaaagtaatttttggcTCTTGGACTTGAAGATTTTTTTGCAACGTCATCAgtaggggaaaatggggagttgtgagacattgttacctttcggcattattcatttgtttacattcgattttaagtgtcaacaagtgttctcgatgcgatctcacttttcagctagcattggtcatatttacacacattcgACGCGTcactccagttactgtgttttggaatgtctcggtaagtttttttcatcatttgttttgcgatacattcgatcagttgttatagcaaattgcaaatgtcaatatatacaaattattaattgtcctattagctttgaatttacacattcacttggacatgaacgttcgatgtgtttatgactacgcggccattaaaaaaaaaaacgatttgggaagttgtgagacaccgtttttttcgacgttttaacgcatctttcataagtacctcgcaatattcatgcattgttgtatatatatcatgTATATATATCATCTGCAAAGGTGCAATGACGAAagagttaagcagaaacaactccattcattgcaatgtatgcgatcgagctgtgcacctaaagtgtgccaatttacgaactggttattgtacatgttctcactgcgaatcatcagattgatggcattgcattttttatacacttttttataacaattgtcttttcttttttatttttcatcttaataaagaactaacaactaaaataagtaatttttattgatttaaaccaaggtgtctcacaactccccacatttttgtattttgtattatgttttatattattatatacaattttaattttaaggaaaattgtagttttgttaaataggccataccaatagcttccagtgtTCATTgcctaaagattccatcgttgacatatgcagaatattaagattttgagtaatacgggtccaaaaacaaaacccgtctcacaactccccattctcccctacTAAATTTGATAACAAAGAATTCAATTCCTCAACTACATCCCATCTTTATTATACTCTAAACATCGAGATGGGTGACAATTTGGGACTGGATTTACTGTTTGGTAAGAAAGCAGCCGTCGCCTTGCCTCCTGTCCCTTCTAAAGCCATTTGCTACTTTTCTTTATACAGCACAGAAAAGGCACCACTTACGGTTGTCGCTGTTTTCAAAATACTCCAGCAGGTGGTATTGTTTATGCGAAATGGTCGCTTCAAACTCACAACTCGAGCccgtaaaatattttctgagcgGTTCTTTAAAGATCGATCTTCTGGAAACTGGATCAACTGGGAACTGGATCAAACTCATAACACGAGCCAGTTGCAAAATAGAACTGACAGCCTAGGCTACTGCAGGGCCAGCCGAAGTAGCAATGTACGTGCAGTTATAGGTCGTAGTTAGGTTCGGTAGTGCAGCCTGATCAATAAAAAAGATCTCACATAGACCTCTAGTGTCCATTGTGTTACTAGTGCTATGAATTTGGAGtcgaagaaattattttatgtaattcttaatgCGCATCTTCGCGAGTTTCAACAAGTCGTTCAACCTTTtatcagcaatatccttcaaggGTGAAAAATAAGTAGGAACATTTATCAAGCCCTACAatgagcagggcagtggcacagtaaagggttttccaataagaggtattattttgatattcaaagaaaaatgcaattttttaatataaatgattcgatgtttatttcattataaagaggaaggtatgccgttaatagaggaaaataacatcaggcatatgaccaccacgaccacgcttacaggactaTATTTCATGAAATTCTGCATAACCGAATTGAAAAGTCGCTACCCTACATCCTCGataacctcacgaattccatctcggtgtcttgaatcgatcctgggctgttggcgtagaccttctctttcacgtgaccccaaagaaaaaagtctgaaggtgttaaatcacaagaactTGGTGGTGGTTGGCCTCTtcaagagataacacggtccggaaacttttcccctaaaagatcaatggttgcgttgcttgtgtggcacgtagcgccgtcttgttgaaaataaacgttgtccagatcaataccatccaattccggccaaaaaaatcgtgaatcatCTCTCCTGTTAAACACCTAAcaactgttattggaaaaccctttaggtGTCCTAAAGTACCTCTAGCATTTGCATGCAACTAAGTGTTGCATTACCCTGAACTAAACCCAGTACTCCCATCAATTTTTTGCCGTTTTTTTCTaaagagtaataaaataaagtttgtagtttTCGTATTTCAAGTCTTTAGCATAATGTTGCAGGTTTTGTACGTGGTTGAGTGTTCCCATAACGACTGCGTTTCCAAAGCAAGTTCCTCATTCAGTTCCGTTTTCAGAAAGGAGAGCCATTGGTGTATATCTGGTGTGCTCAATCTCGGCAAGGGAATACCTTAGCGAGCTCATTGGCTTTCGCATTACCTTCTATTCCTTTAAGCGCTGGTATCCAGTAAATAGTGGCCAAGCCATTTCCGCAGAGTTAAATTATTTTGGATCTACATTTTTGAACATATTTCGAGTTAGTTCAAGGAGCTATAACTGCTTTAATTGTCGCTTggctatcaatgaaaatgtttgtccgAGTTTTAAGAGAGTTTATCTCCAGAGCCAAGGAGAGGaggaaaaatcttaaaaaaattaatgattgttTATTTGTGATTAGCAGCCCGTGCCCAACAGGTGTCCCAACCTTTAGTTTGGGAGGATATGCTGATAGAATTTcttataaattataaacacatCTAGTTTTATAACTGTTtggttatttatatttttcacttcatttctGCAGATGACCGACATCACTAATGACTTAATTGAGATCAATCTCTCAACCGATGAGTTAATGCTGAAGGAACTGGAGCGACGTGATGGCATCTACTCGTTTATATTTCACGAGCTGGACGTGCCTAAACCGGATACGCCAACACCGAACACATCGCCCGACAAACTAGTGGATGTTAAttacataacaacaacaacaactacggcaattactactactactaccactACAATCATAGATGAGCTCAACGCCAATACAGACTCCGACAGTAGCAGCTTGTCTGATGAGTTGAAAATCAAAGCAGAAACTATTTTCATGCAACGTTCCCAATTTAATTGCCCTTCAAGCAGCaatacagcagcaacagcaacaaaaactattgtattttcTGTACCAGCCACAACGTCCTTCATCAATACATTTCCCATCATCAAGGGCACGGGATCAACCGCAACAGCCACTGGCGCACCAACAATTATTGTACCCAGCCTATTTGCCGCGTCACCTCTGACCACACCGTCCACCACTGCCGCCTCGACAGCCATCAACGGCGTTAGTGCCACTTTACCGTATTTTCCCAGCAGCCTCAGTGGCATTGGCATGCGTAGCTATCATGAATACTTAAAGACGTGGCACCCGCCTCCCTCACTCGTCTATGACAATCCCAAGCTCTATACTTATATGGCTAATTGTGGCTTCCGTGTGCGCGTGCCCACACCACGCTTCTCGCACATCTCAGCGCCACTAGTGCGCAATCGACGGCACGCCCTCAAACAGACGCCGGAGTACAAGCAAATAACCGATTCGAAGAAGTATGCGCACGTGGCTGATTTGAGGGCGCTATTCCCTCACGATCCAGATGTGCATGCGCCCTTTGCTGCAGCAGGAGGCATGACAATAACGTCAAGTACAACGCTAGGCAACGGAGAGTTAGAGGATGTGTTGTTGTGAAAGTGCGGCGGCGTTGATGACTGGCTCGCTGACAATTAAGAGGTATTTGTTAGAAATTTGGGACATTTTTGGGATGCAAATCAacgattataattataatttgtaaGATTTAAGAGTAGCTTAACTGCTTGTTTGTATTGTGTAACTGATAAGTGTAACCTCAGTATGGGAGACATAAAATGCatagcaaaatataataaaatagtaaaacttTCTAGTTGCCCGTGTCcgtttgcaaatattttggtCTGTAGAATGTTGATTAAAAAGCAACGAACTACTTCAATTCTCAATTGGGCCACTCCACAGGCAAAGCAGGGGTTTTCTTTCGTTTGCACAAAAAGTTAGATCTTTTTCAACTACCTTGACCACAGATCAATCACACACACGCCAACGTTTAAGCAAATAAACACAAGTGGCATGCATTCACTCAAATCAAAACACTTGAAAGTTATACAAATCGAATTTGTGATGAAATCAAGATA comes from Anastrepha ludens isolate Willacy chromosome 3, idAnaLude1.1, whole genome shotgun sequence and encodes:
- the LOC128856340 gene encoding uncharacterized protein LOC128856340, encoding MTDITNDLIEINLSTDELMLKELERRDGIYSFIFHELDVPKPDTPTPNTSPDKLVDVNYITTTTTTAITTTTTTTIIDELNANTDSDSSSLSDELKIKAETIFMQRSQFNCPSSSNTAATATKTIVFSVPATTSFINTFPIIKGTGSTATATGAPTIIVPSLFAASPLTTPSTTAASTAINGVSATLPYFPSSLSGIGMRSYHEYLKTWHPPPSLVYDNPKLYTYMANCGFRVRVPTPRFSHISAPLVRNRRHALKQTPEYKQITDSKKYAHVADLRALFPHDPDVHAPFAAAGGMTITSSTTLGNGELEDVLL